One Dama dama isolate Ldn47 chromosome 18, ASM3311817v1, whole genome shotgun sequence DNA window includes the following coding sequences:
- the LOC133072896 gene encoding small ribosomal subunit protein uS15-like, whose product MGRMHAPGKGLSQSALPYRRSIPTWLKLTSDDVKEQIYKLAKKGLTPSQIGVILRDSHGVAQVRFVTGNKILRILKSKGLAPDLPEDLYHLIKKAVAVRKHLERNRKDKDAKFRLILIESRIHRLARYYKTKRVLPPTWKYESSTASALVAQICLLY is encoded by the coding sequence ATGGGTCGCATGCACGCTCCCGGGAAGGGCTTGTCCCAGTCGGCTCTGCCCTACCGCCGCAGCATCCCCACCTGGCTGAAGCTCACTTCTGACGATGTGAAGGAGCAGATCTACAAACTGGCCAAGAAAGGCCTGACTCCCTCCCAGATCGGTGTGATCCTGAGAGACTCTCATGGTGTTGCACAAGTACGTTTTGTGACAGGCAACAAAATCTTGAGAATTCTTAAGTCCAAAGGACTTGCTCCTGACCTGCCCGAGGATCTCTATCATTTAATTAAGAAAGCCGTTGCTGTTCGAAAGCATCTTGAGCGGAACAGAAAGGATAAAGATGCTAAATTCCGTCTGATTCTGATTGAGAGCCGTATTCACCGGTTGGCTCGATACTACAAGACCAAACGAGTCCTGCCCCCCACCTGGAAATACGAGTCATCCACAGCTTCTGCCCTGGTTGCACAAATTTGTCTATTGTACTAA